A window of Fusarium oxysporum Fo47 chromosome II, complete sequence genomic DNA:
GGATAGTCAGAGCCCGCCAGCTAGTGACCAGTCAACACCAGATCCACAACCTGCCCCGCAAGAGACTACAGAGAGCTCTCGGTCAGCTAGTCGCGATCGGATATCAACGCAGGGCTTTGGTTCGGGCGGTGTGAATGACCGTTGGAGGCTAAGAACCAAAGGCCGAGCTGCGGTTGTCGTTGGTTCCATGTTTCTTCAGGCTGGACGATGGACGGATTCAATTAAGGAGCTTAGTGATGGTGCTATGGCTGCGCGATCTGTAAATGATCATCTATGGCATGGAAAAGCATTGGAACTGATCTTGGTTAACCTgttccttcttggctggtCCAACATCGAGTTCCATGTGCCTACAGTACTCATCCAATTCCCGGATAAGCCAGCGCACAAGCAAACGCCAGACCCGACTCCTGAAGACCCCGACCAGCCAAAACATCTTAGAAATCTCCAATGGCTACTACCGGAGCTTCTGGAACGTATAATAGCATTATACTCCAGAGTATCATCGGACAGCCTCCCACCATTACCCATGTCCGAAGCCTTCATTCGATTTTCCAAGATATACTCAGCTCTTCACCTATGTAATGGCTACCTAAACCGAGAATCTTTAGCCATGATTGCTACAGGGATTGTCCCCGAGCAGCCATACGTTGCACCTCCACGGTTTGGTGTAACACCCTCCAGACAACAAATCGGAGCGATGCTTTTCAAGGCATTCCCTGCGGGCGCTTCAGAACTTCTTACAACTGTCGACCGAGCGTCAATTCTGAGCGGCATAGCAACTGTTCTAGGACCCTTGGGACTTCATCGAAAGAAGGCTATGGTGATTCGGGAGCTGGTGTCTGTCCTAATCGGTGGCCTTGTCGAGGCGCGAACTCGAGGTGCTGCAGACATGGGCATTCATCCTGCGGCCGGCCTGGTGTCGTTGACCTCAGGAGGCGGTGGATCAAGCAGTGGCTCCATGGCCCTAGAGATTGGAGAGTGTGACGTTGAACAGGGCATAGAAGCTCTAATGACCCTTCTTTGCAAGTCTTACGGCATTGTTGGGTTTGATTTGACAAGGAAGGCCGGCGCCAAGAACAACGAAGATGCTGACGACTCAGACGAAGCTGTGATTGCTAGGATACGCGGCCAGTCTGCGGCGCGCTTCTTCGGATTTCCAGATGTCAAGCTTAACATTCTAAGGGCTtgcatcaacttctccgAAGCACTTCCGGATTTTGATGGTGTTTTGCGATTCTCGAGTGATCTGTTGCGAACAGCCGGTTCCGGTGTTGCTCCAGGACCTAGGAGAGAGGATGCCTCACCTATGATCACTCGAGACGAGCAAGTTCGATTAGCTACTGGCATATCGAGAACCGCAAATCTTGTGCAGAGGTTGGGCTACAATGACATAGCAGCTGAGTACTGGGATGAATTCTTTGTACGAGGTATCAAGCTTGAGCCCTCACTCAACAGCAAAACGCCAGTAGCTCACTCCAAGAGTATCCTTCCTGGTGCTACCGCTAGCCGTGCATCCCAAGACCTTGACCCTTTCATCTACAACCCATTCCTAAAGAAACCAGACGAGATGGTAAACCAGACACTTGTGGCTGATGAATACGCTACGTTCAAGATCACACTACAGAACCCCTATGATATTGAAGTGGATGTTGAATCTGTTCACTTGGCTACCGAGGGCGTGCAGTttgatgctgtcaaggaggCGACTGTCGTCGGGCCATACCGAACACAGGTGATCCGATTAAGGGGAAGGGCAAAGGAAGCGGGAACTGTCAAGGTCACGGGTGCTATCATCAAGGTCCGAGGATGCCGTGAGCGACGATTCCCTGTTTTCTCCATGCCTTGGACGCCAAAGCAggaagccaagatcaaggccaagggctTGGCTGCGCTCGAGGAAGCGGTCACAGATGTCAAGCCGTTTGCTCCAAAGCTCGAGGCTGAAAGCCTGAGTCTCACTGCCATTCAAGCACAACCCCTGGTAATTGTCAAGTCCACAACTCTTGCGCAGTCCTCCATCATGATCCTGGAGGGTGAGAGGCAGGTGTTTTCAGTGACGTTACAGAATCTTGCATCAACGCCAGTGGACTTTATGCTCTTCTCCTTTAAGGACTCTACACAGGAACCGCTCCAGACTGCGATCAATAACCGAGATGCGACACCCTCTGAGCTCTACGAGTACGAGCTTGcgctgatgaagaagcaggcGTTGCGACTTCCCAACAGCCAACAGACTCGTCATATTGCACCTAACGGAGAGGCCACCTTCGACTTTGAGATTCTTGGCAAGCCCGGACTCACAGCGGCTACGATTCAGGTCGACTACACTCATCTGGGATGCCCGCAAGAAGAGATGCCTGATCAATTCTACACACGACAGGTTTCTCTGGATCTTACCGTGACGGTGAATGCTAGTGTTGAGCTTGCTCGAATCGATGCACTACCCGTGCATGGAGAGATTCCTCAGCCCTTGTGGGATCGCCTGGGCAGTTCCTTCACTGCCAAACCTGATGAGTACTGTCTCTTGTCCGTGGATCTTCGCAACGTCTGGCCCAGCCAGATGGTGGTGCAACTGGAGAGCAATGATGGAATTTCTGTGCAGGAGGATATCTTGCCTGGAAATACGAGCCGTGTCATTCTCCCAGTCAAAAGGGTGTACCTGGAGGACCCTCATGCCACAATACCAACCCTCAACCCCTCGCGAAATCGGCAATTCGTGGTTAGCGCCAGCAAAATTTCACCTGAAATGGAGCGAGCGAATCGAGAAGGGTTCTGGTATAGAGAGAGGGTTCTCAGCTGTCTCAGAGCAACATGGAAGACGACATCACTACCTAAAAGGAGTGGCTCGATCGATCTGAGAAGCATACGGCTGACCTCGAGAATGATCGAAGCAATCAAGGTTGACGAGGTTGACATTGATATCTCGGTTGAAGATAAGGATGGCAATGCAGCTGAAAAGGATGTAGCGTACGTCGATGAGTTTATGCAACTTAGGGTACGCCTCACGAACCGGACAGCTCAGAAGATCCATCCTCTGGTCAGAATTCTTCCTGCACTTCGACATCGGCCTGCGAATGTTGGCCTGGAGTTTACACGAAAGCTTGCTTGGAACGGTACTCTACAGCAGCTCATTCCTGTGCTAGAAGGACACGGAAGTGCCGAGATTTCGGTGGGCATGACAGTGCTGTGCCGTGGAGAGTTTGAAATCTCAGCATCAGTAGAAGAGGTGCAGGTTTGGGATGAGCCCAGAAGTGAACCCACAAGAGCGAGATCTGAGTCTCAAACGATGATGGACGCGGCTCTCGGAGTTAAGGAGAGAAGGATCTGGCATGCGAGACAACCTTGTCTATTGATGACGAGAGATCGCTAGTTGAGAGAATGAGGAGGGACTTTGATGGTGATAGGGATCTGTGGCTTTATACATTGGCCTCGATTAAATAATGGAGATTTGTACTACGACGTGATGTGGATATTTAGCGACTAGCAAAGAGAGCGGTCAATGACCTTTGATAAGAATCATCGTTACAACAAGTGAGTTTCTAGATCTTCATGGGTCCCTTCCAAACGTGCCCTAATGATTTCCTTTGCGAAATAAGAGAAATCATTCTGACAATCATCAGATGTAGCAACAACGGCCAAATCCAGCAGGTCTTGATCTGTTCAAGAGTTGCCTCCTATGGTGAACTTGCCTGCATTCTGCCTCGGTCGCGGGTGAGCCACAGTTAGCAGAGATCAACAAGCATGATGGGTCGTGAAACCACTTCAACTACTCCAGATTGTCGTTTATTTGTGTCGACAATAAATGGACAAATACTACGTGTGGAAGCGAGGACATAAAGCTGGCAATCTTTTATGTGATTGCCTACAATGTTTGGctcaagcttggctttgGAAAGAGAGAAACGAAAAAACAAAGATTAGGATCCACTACCACACATGGCAGAATTTGCTCACAAGTCTGGGTGTTTCTATATCCCTTTGTGATCCTACTTCTGTACATGAAAGCCGCAGTGTGTCTTGGTTTGGGCCATGGTCTTTTGTGCCAGATAGAGAGCACTTCAATATTATGATGTTAAGATCCAACACCAAACACAAGCATAAATATCAAACAATGCTCAATTTGTTTGGTTAGAAGTAGTTATTATTCATCCTTAATAAGGGTATATAATCAAATATCTGTGTTAATGCGATATTTTCAACTGGAGTAGTCAAGTCTTTCGAATGTCAAGACAGACACTTCCCCGTCAACAACCAAACCACTTTGATATCCCTATAATTCTATTAAGTGCGATATTACCTATAGATCATAGTGTATCTTCTCGAGGGGGCGTAGGGGAGCATATAGTAGCCACTTCTGACCATCCAAGTAGGTGATTGGTGTTGACAGTGTGTGGCAGTTGTCTACAAGCAACATATTGTTTGTATCAAATGAAAATCACCTTTCATCTTGATCAAACAAAAAAGCTTTCTTCTAACAGTGAATCTTACCTCATACGAAATCTCTCTATATAAAGAGCCACCTATCGCCTTTTCTGTCCTTCGTCCTCTACCTCACTCATCCACACACTTGCATCATTCATGAACTGAACTAAGTCCCCGAAACCAACATGCAGTCACAGAAGACGTCTTGGGGGTCCAAACTCAATGACTTCAAAATTACtgccaaagccaaggccGTACATACGCAACAACCCAAGGTGGCTGATATGTTCGACGAATTCAGCAATGCCATTGAAGCGATGGCTGAAGGTCTAGACAACAACTCTCCAGATGAAGACACTGCTTTTGTTGATGCACCTCCTCAAGAGGCAATCGACATTGAAGAGGTTCCTAACGGAGTCCCACGAAAAATGGAAGCAGGAGATCTCAGAACCCTGACCAAGGCAATCATGGTTGCTTCTAAGTGTACCTTAGAGAGCAACACGAGTGAGTTACTTTGACTTCCATAATAATGCACAGTAACTGACATGACACTCGTAGTTCCAAATGATCTCCCTGATCATATTGTACAGAGTATCAAGCGGCATGATTCCTGGTACAAGGCTATCGTCGACCGAGTATTCGATACTGTCTTGAAATACACAACTAGACCCAAAGCACAATCACCGTTCAGCCCCGAAATGTCCCGCTGGCTCAAAGACATTTCGGACCTCGACACACGAGCATCCCTCTATGAGTTTTTATTACACCCAGCCGTAAGGTCTTACCGGTGCCGGGCCGCCATCGGCCGGGAACCAGTGTCACGGAAACAGGAGAGTCGGCTGTTTAATCATCTCGAATTTTTCCCGGTAACTGAATGTGGAAGCGCTGTCCCCAACGTGAACGGAACGTATCTCCTGCATGGAGTTCGTGCTTCTGATAAGGATCCGTCCCTGGACCCAATCTATGTTGGGCAAGCAGCTGCCGTAAAGCTAAATTCAACAGGAGCAGTGGGAGTGAGAAAAAGAGCTATGCAACACCATGATCACATTTCTCCTGGCGGAGAAAAATTCCTACATTTCCATCAACGTTTATCAGAACCTGATATCGAGAGAGTTGATGTCACAGTGTTATCCATGTTTCCATACCCGACGCCAGATATGGGAGAAGAAGTACTAAGACACTATACTGCCCTACTTACACTCGTCGAGACCATTGATGTTCTCCTGATCGACTCTTTGTCTACCTCGGGATTTAGCAATATTGCCGTTTGTATTGGATCATGGGAAGGTTTGGAAGATCTCAGGCCGCCATGCCTCCCGCGCCGAAGCTACAAAGGCCTGAACCGGGCATTACCCTGCAATCAAGGTCGCCCAAGGCTTGATGGCTTTGGTTGCAAGCCTCACGTGGAGTCCTCGTGACTTGGAATTGATGATTGAGATAGTCGATAAACACGAACAAGATGTTCACGTCACTAAGCCTCAATGGTATTATTAAGGTTGATTTCGAGATTATCGTATCGCAACTCGAACTTCGAGGGGTCAGGAAGACAAAAGCCGAGGTCTTGAAAGATTACAGGATGCTTGCCTCCAATCCCAATTCGGGTTTGACTACATGCAAGACTGTCAGGTGGCGGCGCATTTGGGACCAAGTCTACCGCGTAAAGCGACATCTGGAAGAGGAAGGGTTGGTGCTTCCGCCTCAAGACTACACGGACCCTTTCTTTCATGTTCCGGCTTTAGAGAACGGTCACGACACCTCGTGGCACTTCAAAGCCCTACTGAAGAGATCAAGGTACACTGATTTCGATCATCCCATTATGGATGTCCAAGGGGGTTTCTGGGCAACATATCTtccaaggctgttgaggagagAAGTCTGGGAACGAATTACAGGTAAACCAGCCAGTCCATATTATTCGTTGTTTTATATTGACAACAACAGAAACTGCACCAGAACGTATCATTGTTGGACATCAGGCTATGCCAAAGCGAATCTTCAATCAAGCCTTGATGGTAGTTTTGCACTTCACCCAAAGACGTTGCACTGTCACGTCTGACACGGTCATTGTACCACGCTTCGAATGGTCTGACCTAATCGAAATTTGGCACCAAACCTTTGCTCAATTGATAGCAGATGGTGTGCCCCGTTCAGAGATTCTTGTTGGGGGCGCCTGTCAGATCGCACGGCTCCTGAATGCACACAGACGTCGCCTTCGAGATCCGTCCTACTCGAGTACCCTGCCTCCTTGGAAATATGACGATTCAAAGAAGGCATCCGAGAAGCCAGCCAAGTTACAGCCAAGATTCGTTGATGAGCAGTCCCTTGAGGGGCATGACGAATCGCACAATATTGATATCAGTGAAGAAACAGACGGTATTTACCACTGGCCATCCGAGCAAGACAGGTACGAGGCAGTAGGAGCAACTCATCAAATGGTGGCCCTTGCAGCCAAACACCGGCTGCGGGAGCCGACTGAAACCATCAAGCTAAACACCACTCGGTCAGGGCCTTGTACGATGGCCAAGCACACGCCTTCAACACTCCGAACTCTGACCATGATCATGGCAGGGCACCACAGGAGCGTGTTTGACAAGTACTCTGAAATCTATGCAGGGGATGATACCTTTTGGGAGATCATTTTCGTGGAACTGGGCAAGAAATGGCACATCGAGACCCAGGCTCAGCTACAGCACCGCTTTGGGTGGGTGTTGAAACACCTCAGATCCGGAGAGCTTcctgaagaagcaaaaacTGCTTCTCAAATCCTACAAGAGTGCTTATCAAACAGCGTTCTATCAAGTGAAAAGCATCCGTACAACTACGATGTCAAAACTTGGACTGGCGACCTTCTGAATCCCGACCTGTCCTCTAATTGggtcaagaagcttttgGTCTTCAACGGCGTTTGGGATACTCTAAAAGATTGTGTTCAGGAACGTATGGGGGGTTGCGGCATCGTGGGATTCTGCTTCATGTATGGCTTGTTGATTCCACATGTTTGGGAAGAGTCGATGACCACACAGGGGCACAGGTATCCAGCTCTTGAACAGATACGCCATGGTGAGACAATGGCTTCTTCTAAGGACAGCGAGACTTCCGAGGCCCTCGATGTCCACAACACTACCCTCTCAGAAAGCTCTGGGCCATCGTCGCGTACATCAGCTTCCCAGTCCAAGAGCTTGTCATCCACCCTCCCGCTGTCTACAGTCCCAGGGGCGGTACGTCACAAGGCAACAACCTCTCCCAGAGGCGTCGGTCCTGCCAGGGTTAATGATAGACGCAGCCTCGCTCCGGAAACCTCTGTTCTATCATCAAGCTCGTTGACACTCCAATCTACAGACTTGTCGCCTTCGCTTTCGCCGCCTCCATCTCCGCCCCCATATCCGCCTTCCCAAGAGTTTCTCACGAACAAGAAAAGATGGCAACCCGATGAGGATGACTATGTCAAGTATCTCATGAGGCTCCCCATCTCGAGAGATGAGCAGTTAGAAAAGCTTCACCAAAGGTTCCAGTCAAATCACCGCTCCAAAGCAGCACTTGCGAAGCGAATAGAGAGGTTGCGGAATGATCCCGGGAAATCGATTACTGACAAGCCACAACTTGAAAGGAACAAGTGGTATGAAGCAGCAGAGGAAGAATATCTGAGACAATTGATTGAGACCCATCCTTGTAGCAGCTGGGATGAAGTTGTCGCTAAGATGGAACAAAGGTTCTCGAAAGGCCGATCGAAAGCTGCATATCAGCTTCACGCAGCGAAGCTTGGTTTGAACACTTCGAGGATCTCTAATGTCTGGACTGCtgaacatgatgaatgtTTGAGAAATTTCATCAGGAACGAAACTCCTCCAAAAAGGCACTCTGATCTGATAACAGAAAAGTTCGGTACCTACCGCAGTAGGGCAGCTTGCCACAGAAGACTCACGGAGTTAGGGTTTGTAGGAGGGTACGGGACATGgactgaggaggagacaAAGTTCATCGAAGAGAACCGTGATCTTAAACCTCGGGAGTTGTGCGAAGAGTTTTGGGCGAGATTTGGACATGGGCGTTCATCCGATTCAATCAAAAATAAGAGAGTGGGAGTCCTCAACTCTAAGGGTCTCCAATGGACTGCGGACCAGTTGCGATTCTTTAGTGAGTGGCCTCATTCTTCGACGACCGTGGTTGAAGCCTACCGCGAGCGATTCAAGGAAGATCCAAACGATGAACACTCGACCTGCACGTAAAGAGAGCCAAAAGTTCCAGATTTGCGTATTGAACTGGCCGTGGTGCTGTCACAATCGTCTGTGGCTCACACGAAAAGGAATTATGTAGTTGATTCAGACATTGAAGTAGCAATAAGTTGCAGATTATTATACTCTCTTTAACTCAGTAGTTTCCTATGAAACCATGATGAATGTTTCATTAATGAGTACGGAGTACCCTACAGTAGCGCCACAACTTGACGTTCTAGAAGTAAGTATCCTTCCATGCATCCGATTCATTGTCGCCACTTTTTAGTACTTTTTAGTACTTTTTAGTCTTGTATCGAGAGACATTGAATAACGAGAAAATGCCCCGAATTTCACATCAACGAGTTAAACTTTGATGTACTCTTTACTCTCTGGATTGTCCGATCACCTGATAATCAACGTCCGCATGTGCCGTGCAGTGTGGCTTTATAACTTAACTCAACGGCTCATATCCCGAGTCAGCTCCGGCTTGTAGCGGCAAAGATTTTGGATTTTTATATCGGACGCCGAAGACGAAGCTTATCGGAATTTGTTCTCATCTACTGACCCAGGCTTCAATCTGGACCATTCTCCCTCAATCAGACTCTCCTAATACTTTTGAGATAATTCTGGACTATGACTACAGGCTCAGAGCCCTCGGTTGGAGCGCCGAAGCGGATTCTTTTTATTGATGCCTATGATTCTTTTACCAACAATATCGTCTCCCTTCTCCGAACTATTGTCGGCGCTGATATCTTCGTCATAAGAATCGACCTCTCTGTGGTTGACAGAGCCAGCGACGATGATGCACCTACAAAATGGACCGAGCAAGAGTTTATCAATAATCTTGCTCAATTCGACGCCGTAGTTTGCGGCCCCGGCCCTGGATCACCGCTTAATTCAGAAGACGTTGGGGCATTCAGTCTTCTTTGGGATCTCCCTGAACATCTTCAGCTGCCAGTTTTGGGTATTTGTCTTGGATTTCAGAGTTTGCTCGCTGCGCACGGCGGGTCAGTGAGAAGACTCAAGAGGGGTCTTCATGGAATGGTAAGGGAAATTGAGCATCGCGGAGAAGACATATTCTGCGGAGTACCCCCCTTCAAGGCTACTCTATACCACAGTCTTTGTGTTGATATTGGTCAATACAGCGATGGCTGGGCAGAAGAAAACCGGTGGAGGTCGACTTCGGAGTTTTCACCATTGGCGTGGGCAACAGAGTTTAGAGAGGATGGACGAAGGGAACAGATCCTCCAGGGAGTGAGACACAACAAGAAGCCATTCTGGGGCCTTCAATACCACCCCGAGTCTGTCTGCACGGAGAAGAATGCGCAGGGAGTACTCATTAACTGGTTCCAAGCTGCGCTGCAATGGAACAAGTACCGCGGACGGCGAGTACAGGGACCTTTACTAGAGATTCAGACACTTTCGCCGCCGAATCATCTGGAGTCTGCAGCTGCGCATAAGGAACACTTGGGTAATTGGTGGTCGACTTCAAACTCATCAGAAATTTCGTTGAGAGACTTTGCGAAGGGATCAGAATACACATATCGCACAATTACCCTGCCTCAGGGAGCTGGCGTGCCGGAACTCGTAGAGATGCTGGGACTGGAAAAGGGAGAGGCCGTTATCCTTGACTCGTCGAGTTCTAAGAACGGAGATGCGCTGGCATTGAACAGCATCGTGGCTCTCGAAGTTGACGATGCACTGCGGTTCGAGTACAACGTATGCAACGACTATGTTACAGTACGACACCCGAGTACAGATGGAGAGGACAAAACCGAGATGATAAGCCTCGAAAACGGCACAGTTAATGTATGGGAGGTCATCTCAGACTTCTGGGAGACTCGAAGCCATCCTCCTGGATCTGACTGTTCAAATTCAGCTTTCAAGGGCGGTTTCATGGGTTTCATCACCTATGAGATGGGACTACACGGCCTTGAAAAGAAGATGGTCCCGGAAGATAGGGGCCACAAGAGACCAGACATTTGTCTAGCTTGGGTAACGAAGAGCATTGTTCTAGATCACAGAGCTGGCGTTGCATATGTTCAAAGCCTGAAGGCTCGAGGATCAAACGATTCATGGCTTGATAAGATGACGGAAAGAATTCAACAGTCCGACTGTTGGAATGCGATCAAGATGAGCAACGGAGTCAATGAGCATGTCATTGAAAACCGTGCCCAGAACAAGGAAATCAATATCACAACACCACAGCCAGACAGGTATGAAGAGCAAGTTCGTGTTTGCCAGGATTTCATTGCAGCGGGTGAGTCTTACGAACTTTGTCTCACATCGCAAACGACCATGGTAAGGCCTCGTTCAAGAAACAACGAGAGAAGCCACTGGACCATATATCAGACGTTGAGGAAGCGACAGCCAGCTCCTTTTGGATCTTTCATCCGTCTCGGTGGCGCCACAATGCTAAGCTGTTCTCCTGAGCGTTTCCTCCGATACGACACCAACGGACTATGCTCAATGAGACCCATGAAGGGAACAGTTCGCAAGTCAGAAGCTGTGTCAACCCTCGCACAGGCCGAGAAGATCCTTCACGTGCCCAAGGAAGTGGCTGAGAACCTCATGATTGTCGATTTGGTTCGACATGATTTGCACGGTGTCTGTGGCGTTGGCCATGTTACAGTTCCTGACCTCATGAAGGTGGAGGAATATGCCACGGTCTTCCAGATGATCACTGTGGTCAATGGGCAACTACCAGGCCGCAATGGAAACAAGCCTCATGGCGCTCGCCGAAGCAGCTTTGACTCCCACTGCCCTTATACCGGTCTGGATGCCCTTGCTGCGGCTTTACCTCCTGGAAGTATGACAGGGGCGCCGAAAAAGCGCAGCTGTGAGCTTCTACAAATCATTGAGGGCCAGCATGAGCGAAGTCTCTACTCTGGTGTTGTGGGATATATGGATGTCGCAGGTGCAGGAGACTGGAGTGTCACTATCCGAACCATGTTTCGATGGGACGATGAGGTGGCTCCAGCGGAAGAGGGCGAGACAGAGCCCAGAGAAGTTTGGAGAattggagctggaggtgcGGTAACAATCCTGAGTACCCCTGAAGGTGAAAGGGACGAGATGTTTACCAAACTTGCCGGTCCTATGGGTGTGTTTAGAGACGCGGCATAGCTTGGATCCCAATGAAGAGGCCAGATTGGATCAGATGGATGGACAGGCGCAGCATTTGACTTTGGACATGATACCTCAACGTACACATCGTCGGAGTTTTTGGTTTGGAATTCAACAACACAGACGGATGGGATAGGACAAAACATCCGGAACATAGCAGAAGATGATACGATATATTCCTCATAAACAAGGATACCTTTGACGACCGACTATAACCTCCCTTTGCCGTCCTGAAGCCTAAGTATTCCTTGCGAATAGCCGAGACTGACGTTAAGACCCCGCTGAATGCCCATGTGACTCCTTTGTCCTCTGTGATCATACACGCGTTATACAGGCTTTATACTAGCGAttatcctcctcttcctgaAACGCAACATTCTGTATCCGTCTTTGTTTCAGTAACTCCGCGTGTTTCTGGTTTATGCGACTCCGTATTGCGCGCGCATTCAGAAATCTTGTTCCTCGTGGAAAAACATGCCGAAGCTGACAATGGTTCCGTAGATCAATAGACCGCCGATTATGGACATGACCATGGCTTGCACCTCGATGAGACCAGAGTGAGCAAGGACGACAGGGAGAGCTATGTAACAGTCAGCTACGTGAGTTCCAGCACGATGATCATTCCATTGGCATCAGCAGCGTTG
This region includes:
- a CDS encoding transport protein Trs120 or TRAPPC9 TRAPP II complex subunit-domain-containing protein codes for the protein MADADSNPSTATHNSPRTWLLTSALSPLSVRLIRLLLSHGDYVVACLPPYEIDHEDRSAEFRELVNECKSSRKDREGWKDRIRGIRCDGAAMGSCGAAVAEAVQVFGRIDILLCCKSDAVVGTVEELSTTPFTQNLVRDQFESVFFSQVNFIRAALPQLRSQHTGHIIVLTSTGGHIGTPGMSIYTAATWALEGFCDSLAYEIAPFNIKVTVVQPNKEILSLTNRLTFAPQMPAYDQYSETAPSIRDILANVLNTHPDTALPYPTSPADYGPSPMSPASTSLEPDAAPGEILHRYPKLPPGAADKLVMETVHALSAIGGHENPPARHIVGHEAAVAVKEKLKTVTEELEDFVEASLSVDTFETVHWDKIKHLFTLRRPRGRHRLEHQPRCAGGHVEKTPDARMSLDPLAPVAPARVKTLLLPLGQIKADRFASFVERLNKEHVVHLRDISADGRPNRNMFSPLAYPDGAIIYNLVTHVPPPSHLALTPFDLYREPLAIIALADGTELHQKSFNKRQSINGTGPTTTEKNIRALYQELEDLRDMYPKALVHQVLLFDYANPHDTEIPMPEGLVDIPPLENCTVTTLRTVMCDISSLLLAEMTTLAKSFEAMTNIESPVPYSSTSKHTNGGSWGGEGGLNGLLRRGSSISSRHSVRSNSAGGIMDKTQARMSMPANARPGLHSSSSTPGLSSTPPKSSLSNPPITTDSQSPPASDQSTPDPQPAPQETTESSRSASRDRISTQGFGSGGVNDRWRLRTKGRAAVVVGSMFLQAGRWTDSIKELSDGAMAARSVNDHLWHGKALELILVNLFLLGWSNIEFHVPTVLIQFPDKPAHKQTPDPTPEDPDQPKHLRNLQWLLPELLERIIALYSRVSSDSLPPLPMSEAFIRFSKIYSALHLCNGYLNRESLAMIATGIVPEQPYVAPPRFGVTPSRQQIGAMLFKAFPAGASELLTTVDRASILSGIATVLGPLGLHRKKAMVIRELVSVLIGGLVEARTRGAADMGIHPAAGLVSLTSGGGGSSSGSMALEIGECDVEQGIEALMTLLCKSYGIVGFDLTRKAGAKNNEDADDSDEAVIARIRGQSAARFFGFPDVKLNILRACINFSEALPDFDGVLRFSSDLLRTAGSGVAPGPRREDASPMITRDEQVRLATGISRTANLVQRLGYNDIAAEYWDEFFVRGIKLEPSLNSKTPVAHSKSILPGATASRASQDLDPFIYNPFLKKPDEMVNQTLVADEYATFKITLQNPYDIEVDVESVHLATEGVQFDAVKEATVVGPYRTQVIRLRGRAKEAGTVKVTGAIIKVRGCRERRFPVFSMPWTPKQEAKIKAKGLAALEEAVTDVKPFAPKLEAESLSLTAIQAQPLVIVKSTTLAQSSIMILEGERQVFSVTLQNLASTPVDFMLFSFKDSTQEPLQTAINNRDATPSELYEYELALMKKQALRLPNSQQTRHIAPNGEATFDFEILGKPGLTAATIQVDYTHLGCPQEEMPDQFYTRQVSLDLTVTVNASVELARIDALPVHGEIPQPLWDRLGSSFTAKPDEYCLLSVDLRNVWPSQMVVQLESNDGISVQEDILPGNTSRVILPVKRVYLEDPHATIPTLNPSRNRQFVVSASKISPEMERANREGFWYRERVLSCLRATWKTTSLPKRSGSIDLRSIRLTSRMIEAIKVDEVDIDISVEDKDGNAAEKDVAYVDEFMQLRVRLTNRTAQKIHPLVRILPALRHRPANVGLEFTRKLAWNGTLQQLIPVLEGHGSAEISVGMTVLCRGEFEISASVEEVQVWDEPRSEPTRARSESQTMMDAALGVKERRIWHARQPCLLMTRDR
- a CDS encoding ADC synthase, whose protein sequence is MTTGSEPSVGAPKRILFIDAYDSFTNNIVSLLRTIVGADIFVIRIDLSVVDRASDDDAPTKWTEQEFINNLAQFDAVVCGPGPGSPLNSEDVGAFSLLWDLPEHLQLPVLGICLGFQSLLAAHGGSVRRLKRGLHGMVREIEHRGEDIFCGVPPFKATLYHSLCVDIGQYSDGWAEENRWRSTSEFSPLAWATEFREDGRREQILQGVRHNKKPFWGLQYHPESVCTEKNAQGVLINWFQAALQWNKYRGRRVQGPLLEIQTLSPPNHLESAAAHKEHLGNWWSTSNSSEISLRDFAKGSEYTYRTITLPQGAGVPELVEMLGLEKGEAVILDSSSSKNGDALALNSIVALEVDDALRFEYNVCNDYVTVRHPSTDGEDKTEMISLENGTVNVWEVISDFWETRSHPPGSDCSNSAFKGGFMGFITYEMGLHGLEKKMVPEDRGHKRPDICLAWVTKSIVLDHRAGVAYVQSLKARGSNDSWLDKMTERIQQSDCWNAIKMSNGVNEHVIENRAQNKEINITTPQPDRYEEQVRVCQDFIAAGESYELCLTSQTTMVRPRSRNNERSHWTIYQTLRKRQPAPFGSFIRLGGATMLSCSPERFLRYDTNGLCSMRPMKGTVRKSEAVSTLAQAEKILHVPKEVAENLMIVDLVRHDLHGVCGVGHVTVPDLMKVEEYATVFQMITVVNGQLPGRNGNKPHGARRSSFDSHCPYTGLDALAAALPPGSMTGAPKKRSCELLQIIEGQHERSLYSGVVGYMDVAGAGDWSVTIRTMFRWDDEVAPAEEGETEPREVWRIGAGGAVTILSTPEGERDEMFTKLAGPMGVFRDAA